The following DNA comes from Spirulina major PCC 6313.
GTGAGACAAGCTAATTTCCTTTCTCTGCCCATAAATTGTACAGGGTTGGTACAGAAGCCTGACGGATGGAGCAGAAACAAAGCCATGTCCACTCTACAATGGTGACGTGGGCTCCCACGGATGGCCAGGTTCACCCCTGGAGAGACGGGTGGGCGGCGTTTGTGGCAGCCCCCCGATGATCTTGATTTCTGGGACTGTGCCATGACTGCGATCGCTTCTTCTTCCACTCCCATCCCCGCTGCTATTCGCCGCGAATTTGAACAGGCCCTCAGCCCCAAGCAAGTCATTCGCCGCAAGGAAGAACTACTCACCTACGAATGCGACGGGTTGGCGGCCTATCGTCAACGCCCGGCCTTGGTGGTGTTGCCCCGCAGTACAGCAGAAGTGGCGGCGGCGGTGCAGATTTGCGATCGCCATGATCTCCCCTGGGTGGCACGGGGAGCCGGAACCGGGCTATCGGGCGGCGCTCTCCCCTTGGCCAACGGCGTGCTGATCGTCATGGCCCAAATGAACCGCATCCTCAACATCGACTACGCCAACCAGCGCGTCACCGTCCAACCCGGCGTGATTAACAACTGGGTCACCCAAGCCGTCAGCGGCGCAGGCTTCTACTATGCCCCCGACCCCTCCAGCCAAATCATCTGCTCCATCGGCGGCAATGTGGCGGAAAATTCCGGCGGCGTTCACTGTCTTAAATACGGCGTGACCACTAACCATGTGCTCGAACTCACCGTCGTCACCACCAGCGGCGAGATCGTCCAATTGGGGGGGATGGCTCCGGAAATGCCCGGCTATGACCTGATGGGGGTGTTGATCGGCTCCGAGGGAACCCTCGGCGTGGCGACGGAAATCACCCTGCGGATTTTGAAAACCCCAGAGGCGATCGCTGTCCTCCTGGCCGACTTCGACAGCATCGAAGCGGCGGGCGAAGCGGTCACCGCGATCATCAGTGCGGGGATCATTCCAGCAGGGATGGAAATGATGGACAACCTGAGCATTAACGCCGTCGAGGATGTGGTGGCCTTGGGCTGCTATCCCCGCGATGCCGGGGCGATTTTGCTCGTGGAATTGGATGGGTTGACGGTGGAAGTGGAGGGCAATGTGGCGCGGGTGGGGGAACTCTGTCGCCAGGCGGGGGCGCGATCGCTCACCGTCGCCACCGACCCCGAACAACGCCTCAAACTCTGGAAGGGTCGCAAAGCCACCTTCGCCGCAGCCGGGCAAATGAGTCCTAACTACTTCGTCCAAGACGGCGTAGTGCCCCGTACCCAACTGGCGAAAGTGTTGCGGGAAATTGAGGCATTGAGTGAGCGATCGGGCTACCGGATCGCCAATGTCTTCCACGCCGGAGACGGGAACTTACACCCCTTAATTCTCTACGATCAAGCCATTCCGGGAGCCTTCGCCGATGTGGAAGAAATCGGCGCGGAAATCCTCCGCCTTTGTGTCCAAGCCGGGGGCAGTCTGTCGGGCGAGCATGGTATCGGGGCGGATAAAAATTGCTACATGCCGGAAATGTTCACCCCCACGGATTTGGAGACGATGCAATATGTGCGATCGGCCTTCAATCCCAAGGGGTTAGCGAATCCGGGCAAACTCTTCCCCACCCCTCAACAATGCGGCGATCGCGCCAACCGTCTCCAAGGCCTGCCCCCCATTGAAGGCGCAGAACTTTTTTAGGATAGTTCAAATGATGACATTTTTGAGATTGACGGAGGAAACAACTCAAGGTGCGTTGTGACCCTACGAAGAGGTAGGAGTTTGCGATTGACAGGTTAAGAGCGGCTTCATTGACAAGGCAAAACCCGCTGTTGCTAAGGTTAAAAAGCCAGTGACCCAAAATGGCGCACTATAATTAATACTCACTAAAATCCCGGCAAATGCTGGCCCCAATGCATTTGAAATACTTAAATAGGATGAATTGATCCCTTGCACCGCCCCCTGTTCTGTTTCTTCGCTATTGAACGACAAAATTGTGCTGATCATCGGCATGGGAAAAGAATTAAAAACCCCTAATAATACCGCCCCTAGGACAAAGCCGCCCAAGGTGGGAAAGAGGGGAATGATAAAAAAGACAAGCGCACGACCTGCGATCGCATTCACCAAAATATCCGCCACATTAAACCGCTGCGTTAACGGCTTCACCGCAAACACCTGAGTCAGCACCCCCACCACCCCCACCAGCGTAAACATCACCGCCAAACTCTTGGCATCTTGTTGCAACACCTTCAAGAAAAACGGCTGAAATGCAAAGGTAAAAATCGTAAAAGTAAACCCACTAAAAAACGTCAATAAAAACACTGGCCCCAACTTTGGCCGCGTCATCGCCTGGAAAATGCGACCAAACCCAAACATCTGCCATCCCCACTGCATTGGCTCGCGTTTTTTCAAGGTTTCCGGCAACACTACCCAGGCTAAAATCGCAGCAATGAACGCCATCATCGCCCCGGCAAAAAAGCTCATTCCCAAGGGGGTCACCCCCGGAAAGGTCGGTAATGTTTGCGCCACATAACTAATCGCTGGGCCCGTCACAAATCCCAACCGAAACGCCGCATCAAACAACCCAAAAGCCCGCGCCCGATTTTCAGGGGTTGTAGTATCACTAATTACGGCCTGGGCAATGGACATATTTCCCCCAGTTAAGCCATCGAAAATTCGCGCCACAAACAGCAGCCATGCCACAGTTGTAAAGCTAGCGATCGCATTCGCCAAAACAGTACCAAATAGGCTCAAAATCAAGAGTGGTTTACGTCCCATGCCATCGGACATACGCCCTAAAATTGGCGTAGCTAAAAACTGCGAAACGGCAAAACTCGTCGTGAGTAAACTGGCTTGAAAATCACTGAGTCCAAAGGTTTTCGCATAGGGATAAAGAATCGGAATAATAATTGTAAAACTGACAGAATTAATAAACGCAATCAGTGCAATAATCCAAAATCGCAGCGGTAATCGATTAGCATTTGACATGAAAATCCGAAAGAGAACGTGGTATGATCTGAAGAAGAAAAATAGGATGATCCTGTTTATAGCGGATTGCGAAAAGATGAGAACGCGACTTCCCCCTTGAAAAGGGGGATTGAGGGGGATCTTTGTACCGCAATTTTATGAAAACCGCTATAGGCATGAATCAATCCCTTCTGAAGATATAATAAAGCCAACAAAACAGGAGATCAAAACAATTGTCTCATCTCCTGGGGTGATGTTGAGCAGGACTGAATTAATGACTAGAGAAATAAGTGGCTTTCGGGTTGGATATTGATTTCTAAGGGAATCGCAGCGGGTTCCACTTGCAGGGCATGGACGATCGCATTTGCTGCCGTTTCTGGGCTTAATAATTTGGTGCGATCCACCTTCAACCCCGCCTGATTCCAAAACGGCGTATTCACTCCCCCAAAATAACAAAGCGTGAATTTCACCCCATACCGTTTCAATTCATCGGCGAGACATTTACTCATACCCACTGCCCCATATTTCGAGGCACAATAGGCCGTTGCTGTGATCATCGGATGCTTACCCAAAATGCCGATCACGTTGCAAATATGCCCCGCCTTTTGCCCCTTCATCACATTTGCCGCACTTTGGCAAGTATAGAACAAGCCTTTTAAATTCAAGTCCAGCATTGCATCAAAATCCGCTGGCTCTAACTTGTTAAACTGCTTCATCACCCCCGCCCCGGCTGCATTCACGAGGACATCAATCCGCCCAAATTCCGCGACGGCTTGGCTCATCAACCGTTCAACCTGGGCACGATCCGTGATATCCGTGGGGATCGTCAAAACTGGATGAGGGAGAGTTTCGGCGATCGCCTCAAGGCGATCGCGACTCCGGGCCGCCAAGACTAAATTCGCACCCAGGGGGGCCAACTGTTGGGCCACAGCCGCCCCAATCCCCCCAGTAGCGCCAACGATGACAACGGTTCGATTCTTCATAACAATGCTTAATATTTCGTTACATTCATAGAGTGTAACGAAATTTGATCTCGTTACTTGGCAGAGCTAAGTAATGCCAATTGGAGGCTCTGCCTCCTCTCCAGGCGGCGAAGCCGCTCAAGGCGAATGTCACGGCAGAGCCATGACACGAGGGGAAATGTACGACGGAATCTTGATTTTGACGGGGTGAGAGTATCCTACTTCCTATTTTGTCTGAATCCCAGCGGGCAAGATGCCCGCACTACAGACTATGGATTAGGCGGCTCGTGCCAATGGGAAAAAAGGGGGACGGCCGAAAAAGACTAAACCCCGACAACCCCACCCCGACGAGTAGGGGCATAGTCTCCATGCCCTCTTACGACTCTATCTGATCCGGCTCAACGGGGACATCTTCATACACAGCGGGGATCGTGATTTCTAGATCGATGCTGTGGAGTCGGAAGGGCGATCGCGCCTCATCATAGCGTTCATATCGCCAGGCTTGATCCTCACGGCGAAAAATTTCTACACGCTGATATTGAGTGCTCACTAACACATATTCTTCAAGACTCGCCAAGGCTTGATAATCACTAAGTTTATCCCCCCGATCAAACTTTTCCGTACTTTCTAATAGTACCTCAATGATTAATTTAGGAAAACATTTATAAGTTTGAGTTTCTTGATCTCTTTGGTCACACGTTATAAATAAATCCGGATAATAAAAACGATTTTTTACCTCGATTCTGACCTTCAGAGCAGCAAAATAAACCCGACAATCCATTCCTCTAAGATGATTATGAATCAGGGCGACGAGATTACCTGAATAGACGATAGCTTGAAAGCCCTGTGGCTTTAGCCCAGGGATGAAAAGCAACGGCGGCTTTAGCCGCATTCTTACGCCAGATATGCTAGAATAAGGGGATGATTGTACTTGAGTTCAAAGCACGGGTAAAGCCTGCCCAGGCTACCGCTATAGACGACGCTATCCGGACATCTCAGTTTGTCCGTAATAAGGCGTTGCGCTATTGGATGGATAGCCAAGATGTGGGCAAATACGACCTTAGCAAGCTCTGCAAAGCGTTAGCTGAGGAGTTTCCCTTTGCTAAG
Coding sequences within:
- a CDS encoding FAD-linked oxidase C-terminal domain-containing protein, translated to MTAIASSSTPIPAAIRREFEQALSPKQVIRRKEELLTYECDGLAAYRQRPALVVLPRSTAEVAAAVQICDRHDLPWVARGAGTGLSGGALPLANGVLIVMAQMNRILNIDYANQRVTVQPGVINNWVTQAVSGAGFYYAPDPSSQIICSIGGNVAENSGGVHCLKYGVTTNHVLELTVVTTSGEIVQLGGMAPEMPGYDLMGVLIGSEGTLGVATEITLRILKTPEAIAVLLADFDSIEAAGEAVTAIISAGIIPAGMEMMDNLSINAVEDVVALGCYPRDAGAILLVELDGLTVEVEGNVARVGELCRQAGARSLTVATDPEQRLKLWKGRKATFAAAGQMSPNYFVQDGVVPRTQLAKVLREIEALSERSGYRIANVFHAGDGNLHPLILYDQAIPGAFADVEEIGAEILRLCVQAGGSLSGEHGIGADKNCYMPEMFTPTDLETMQYVRSAFNPKGLANPGKLFPTPQQCGDRANRLQGLPPIEGAELF
- a CDS encoding MFS transporter, with the protein product MSNANRLPLRFWIIALIAFINSVSFTIIIPILYPYAKTFGLSDFQASLLTTSFAVSQFLATPILGRMSDGMGRKPLLILSLFGTVLANAIASFTTVAWLLFVARIFDGLTGGNMSIAQAVISDTTTPENRARAFGLFDAAFRLGFVTGPAISYVAQTLPTFPGVTPLGMSFFAGAMMAFIAAILAWVVLPETLKKREPMQWGWQMFGFGRIFQAMTRPKLGPVFLLTFFSGFTFTIFTFAFQPFFLKVLQQDAKSLAVMFTLVGVVGVLTQVFAVKPLTQRFNVADILVNAIAGRALVFFIIPLFPTLGGFVLGAVLLGVFNSFPMPMISTILSFNSEETEQGAVQGINSSYLSISNALGPAFAGILVSINYSAPFWVTGFLTLATAGFALSMKPLLTCQSQTPTSS
- a CDS encoding SDR family oxidoreductase, with protein sequence MKNRTVVIVGATGGIGAAVAQQLAPLGANLVLAARSRDRLEAIAETLPHPVLTIPTDITDRAQVERLMSQAVAEFGRIDVLVNAAGAGVMKQFNKLEPADFDAMLDLNLKGLFYTCQSAANVMKGQKAGHICNVIGILGKHPMITATAYCASKYGAVGMSKCLADELKRYGVKFTLCYFGGVNTPFWNQAGLKVDRTKLLSPETAANAIVHALQVEPAAIPLEINIQPESHLFL
- a CDS encoding Uma2 family endonuclease, producing MRLKPPLLFIPGLKPQGFQAIVYSGNLVALIHNHLRGMDCRVYFAALKVRIEVKNRFYYPDLFITCDQRDQETQTYKCFPKLIIEVLLESTEKFDRGDKLSDYQALASLEEYVLVSTQYQRVEIFRREDQAWRYERYDEARSPFRLHSIDLEITIPAVYEDVPVEPDQIES